In Streptomyces thermolilacinus SPC6, a single genomic region encodes these proteins:
- a CDS encoding gamma-glutamylcyclotransferase family protein translates to MTGAALPFFVYGTLRPGEPNHALCLAGRTALVEAARLPGAVLHDGPGYPYALRDRGGGGVTGDLVHAAPGAYGELLAVLDRLEEYHGPGHPLNLYERLRCDVLRARDGALVPAWVYVAAARAVPGPRIADGDWLSRRAVRGVPRTP, encoded by the coding sequence ATGACCGGCGCCGCGCTGCCGTTCTTCGTGTACGGGACGCTGCGGCCCGGCGAGCCCAACCACGCCCTGTGCCTCGCCGGGCGGACGGCGCTGGTGGAGGCCGCGCGGCTGCCGGGCGCCGTCCTCCACGACGGGCCCGGCTACCCGTACGCGCTGCGCGACCGGGGCGGCGGCGGGGTCACCGGGGACCTGGTCCACGCGGCGCCCGGCGCGTACGGGGAGCTGCTGGCCGTGCTGGACCGGCTGGAGGAGTACCACGGGCCCGGGCACCCGCTGAACCTGTACGAGCGGCTGCGCTGCGACGTGCTGCGCGCACGGGACGGGGCCCTCGTCCCCGCGTGGGTGTACGTGGCGGCGGCGCGGGCCGTGCCGGGGCCGCGCATCGCGGACGGGGACTGGCTCAGCCGCCGGGCCGTTCGAGGCGTACCGCGCACACCTTGA
- a CDS encoding deoxyguanosinetriphosphate triphosphohydrolase → MNGMAGTTPQDHAYDAAATERWAAEPDKRPGRTAFQRDRARVLHSSALRRLAGKTQVVTPGTRGLAWDASPRTRLTHSLECAQVGRELGAALGCDPDLVEAACLSHDMGHPPFGHNGEQALNEFAKDCGGFEGNAQSLRLLTRIEPKRFVPDPATGDLVSVGLNLTRAALDAATKYPWPRGAHPTDPHSPKFGVYEDDLPVFAWARQGAPEGRTCFEAQVMDWSDDVAYSVHDFEDGLHAGHIDPNLLLAEPERADIWRVAIGRYVPADTDPQELADALDRLIDQEWWPHGYDGTALAQARLKDATSQLIGRFCLAAEGATRQAYGSGRLTRYGARLVVPRETRNECAVLKAVADRYVMQRAEQETLRADQRIVIAELADALVQRAPDGLDPQFRALFDAAPDDRARKRVVVDQIASFTDATARALHARLTAPHRPR, encoded by the coding sequence ATGAACGGCATGGCAGGCACGACCCCCCAGGACCACGCGTACGACGCGGCCGCCACCGAGCGCTGGGCCGCCGAGCCCGACAAGCGCCCCGGCCGCACCGCCTTCCAGCGCGACCGGGCCCGCGTCCTGCACTCCTCCGCCCTGCGCCGCCTCGCGGGCAAGACCCAGGTCGTCACGCCCGGCACCCGGGGGCTCGCCTGGGACGCCAGCCCCCGCACCCGGCTCACCCACTCCCTGGAATGCGCCCAGGTCGGCCGCGAGCTGGGCGCCGCCCTCGGCTGCGACCCCGACCTGGTGGAAGCCGCCTGCCTCTCCCATGACATGGGCCACCCCCCGTTCGGCCACAACGGCGAGCAGGCGCTGAACGAGTTCGCCAAGGACTGCGGCGGCTTCGAGGGCAACGCCCAGTCGCTGCGCCTCCTCACCCGCATCGAACCCAAGAGGTTCGTCCCCGACCCGGCCACCGGCGACCTCGTCAGCGTCGGCCTCAACCTCACCCGCGCCGCCCTCGACGCCGCCACCAAGTACCCCTGGCCGCGCGGCGCCCACCCCACCGACCCGCACTCCCCGAAGTTCGGCGTGTACGAGGACGACCTGCCCGTCTTCGCGTGGGCCCGCCAGGGCGCCCCCGAGGGCCGCACCTGCTTCGAGGCCCAGGTCATGGACTGGTCCGACGACGTCGCCTACTCGGTGCACGACTTCGAGGACGGCCTCCACGCCGGGCACATCGACCCCAACCTCCTCCTCGCCGAACCCGAGCGCGCCGACATCTGGCGCGTCGCCATCGGCCGCTACGTCCCCGCCGACACGGACCCGCAGGAGCTGGCCGACGCCCTCGACCGGCTCATCGACCAGGAGTGGTGGCCGCACGGCTACGACGGCACCGCCCTCGCGCAGGCCCGCCTCAAGGACGCCACCAGCCAGCTCATCGGCCGCTTCTGCCTCGCCGCCGAGGGCGCCACCCGCCAGGCGTACGGCTCCGGCCGCCTCACCCGGTACGGCGCCCGGCTCGTCGTCCCCCGCGAGACCCGCAACGAGTGCGCCGTCCTCAAGGCCGTCGCCGACCGGTACGTGATGCAGCGCGCCGAACAGGAGACCCTCCGCGCCGACCAGCGGATCGTCATCGCCGAGCTGGCCGACGCCCTCGTCCAGCGCGCCCCCGACGGCCTCGACCCGCAGTTCCGCGCCCTGTTCGACGCCGCGCCCGACGACCGGGCCCGCAAGCGGGTCGTCGTCGACCAGATCGCCTCGTTCACCGACGCCACCGCCCGCGCCCTCCACGCCCGCCTCACCGCGCCCCACCGGCCCCGGTAG
- a CDS encoding ABC transporter ATP-binding protein, translated as MSRPAPERKPSGPGRPAPARKAVPERRAPATGTPQRGPGMPATPVLERSMDFRRSGLRLLRTLGPQRPLLLGSLAAAAAYVALAVLIPKLLGDATDLVVSGAGTPAGVDFRAVARVLGLVLAVAAASAAFAWLQARLVMTAVHRAGHRLRARAQAKLARLPLAHLDRQPRGEVLSRATNDIDNITQTLQQAFIPMTRALLMVLGVLAMMFWISPLLAVVAVGTVPVSVFVAARIGKRAQPQFVRQWAVTGKLNGHVEEMYSGHAEVRVFGRGREAVETFDELGDELYRASFRAQFVSGLIQPAMAFVGNLNYVLVAVVGGLRVASGTLTLGEVQAFVQYSYEFNGPVNQIAAMANLLQSAVASAERVFDLLDAEEESPDPEPDRGPREPGAGRGRGHVVFDRVSFRYDPAMRLIEDLSLTVEPGRTVAIVGPTGAGKTTLVNLLLRFYETTGGRILLDGTDITAVPRAALRSGIGMVLQDTWLFGGTIAENIAYGVGDVPRERIVQAAMATHADRFIRTLPDGYDTVLDEDGAGLSAGEKQLITIARAFLTEPSVLVLDEATSAVDTRTEVLIQRAMASLRAGRTSFVIAHRLSTIRDADVILVMEAGRIVEQGSHEELLASGGAYARLYAAQFEQAPV; from the coding sequence ATGAGCCGCCCCGCACCCGAGCGGAAGCCCTCCGGGCCCGGACGCCCCGCACCGGCACGCAAGGCCGTGCCCGAGCGCCGCGCCCCGGCGACCGGCACCCCGCAGCGGGGCCCCGGCATGCCCGCGACGCCCGTACTGGAACGGTCGATGGACTTCCGCCGCTCCGGGCTGCGCCTCCTGCGCACCCTCGGCCCCCAAAGACCCCTGCTGCTCGGCTCGCTCGCCGCGGCCGCCGCGTACGTCGCCCTGGCCGTCCTGATCCCGAAGCTCCTCGGTGACGCCACCGACCTGGTCGTGTCCGGCGCGGGCACCCCGGCCGGGGTGGACTTCCGGGCCGTCGCCCGGGTCCTCGGCCTGGTCCTGGCCGTGGCCGCCGCATCCGCCGCGTTCGCCTGGCTCCAGGCCCGCCTGGTCATGACCGCCGTCCACCGCGCCGGGCACCGGCTGCGCGCCCGCGCCCAGGCCAAGCTGGCGAGACTGCCGCTCGCACACCTCGACCGGCAGCCGCGCGGCGAGGTCCTCAGCCGGGCCACCAACGACATCGACAACATCACCCAGACCCTCCAGCAGGCGTTCATCCCCATGACCCGCGCCCTGCTCATGGTCCTCGGTGTGCTGGCCATGATGTTCTGGATCTCGCCGCTGCTCGCCGTGGTCGCCGTGGGCACCGTGCCCGTCTCGGTGTTCGTCGCGGCGCGCATCGGCAAGCGCGCCCAGCCGCAGTTCGTCCGCCAGTGGGCGGTCACCGGCAAGCTGAACGGGCACGTCGAGGAGATGTACTCGGGCCACGCCGAGGTGCGGGTCTTCGGGCGGGGCCGGGAGGCCGTGGAGACGTTCGACGAACTCGGCGACGAGCTGTACCGGGCGAGCTTCCGCGCCCAGTTCGTGTCCGGGCTCATCCAGCCGGCCATGGCGTTCGTCGGGAACCTCAACTACGTGCTGGTCGCCGTCGTCGGCGGGCTGCGCGTGGCGTCCGGGACGCTGACCCTCGGCGAGGTCCAGGCCTTCGTGCAGTACTCGTACGAGTTCAACGGGCCGGTCAACCAGATCGCCGCCATGGCGAACCTCCTCCAGTCCGCCGTCGCCTCCGCCGAGCGCGTCTTCGACCTGCTCGACGCGGAGGAGGAGTCCCCGGACCCGGAGCCGGACCGGGGCCCTCGGGAGCCGGGCGCGGGCCGGGGGCGCGGGCACGTCGTCTTCGACCGGGTCTCCTTCCGCTACGACCCGGCGATGCGACTCATCGAGGACCTGTCCCTCACCGTGGAACCCGGCCGTACGGTCGCCATCGTCGGCCCGACCGGCGCGGGCAAGACCACCCTCGTCAACCTCCTGCTGCGGTTCTACGAGACGACCGGCGGCCGCATCCTGCTCGACGGCACCGACATCACGGCCGTGCCCCGCGCCGCCCTGCGCTCCGGCATCGGCATGGTCCTCCAGGACACGTGGCTGTTCGGCGGCACGATCGCCGAGAACATCGCGTACGGCGTCGGCGACGTGCCGCGCGAGCGGATCGTCCAAGCCGCCATGGCCACCCACGCCGACCGGTTCATCCGCACCCTGCCCGACGGCTACGACACGGTCCTGGACGAGGACGGCGCCGGGCTCAGCGCGGGCGAGAAGCAGCTCATCACCATCGCGCGGGCATTCCTCACCGAGCCGTCCGTCCTCGTCCTGGACGAGGCGACCAGCGCCGTGGACACCCGCACGGAGGTGCTGATCCAGCGGGCGATGGCGTCGCTGCGGGCGGGCCGCACGTCGTTCGTGATCGCCCACCGCCTCTCCACCATCCGCGACGCCGACGTGATCCTGGTGATGGAGGCGGGCCGCATCGTCGAACAGGGCAGCCACGAGGAGCTGCTGGCGTCGGGCGGCGCCTACGCCCGCCTGTACGCGGCCCAGTTCGAGCAGGCGCCCGTGTGA
- the cutA gene encoding divalent-cation tolerance protein CutA, whose product MSDVLAVLTTTDAAEKAEALARSAVEARVAACAQVSGPVISVYRWEGAVETASEWQVLFKTAAERYEALEEHIRRHHDYDTPEIVATPVVRGGADYLAWVARESAG is encoded by the coding sequence GTGAGCGACGTGCTGGCCGTACTGACCACCACCGACGCGGCCGAGAAGGCCGAGGCGCTCGCGCGGAGCGCGGTGGAGGCGCGGGTCGCCGCGTGCGCGCAGGTGTCCGGGCCCGTGATTTCCGTCTACCGGTGGGAGGGCGCCGTCGAGACCGCGAGCGAGTGGCAGGTGCTGTTCAAGACGGCCGCCGAGCGGTACGAGGCGCTGGAGGAGCACATCCGCCGCCACCACGACTACGACACGCCGGAGATCGTCGCCACGCCCGTCGTCCGGGGCGGCGCCGACTATCTGGCGTGGGTGGCACGGGAGTCGGCGGGATGA
- a CDS encoding SanA/YdcF family protein has product MRGGTWGRARRLVPGTRKGQRRLVQGVMLACVLALAPATWLHTSTAGSVRTVADVPARDVAVVFGAGLWKGRPTQYLAHRLDAAAELYRTGKVKVVLVTGDNSRADYDEPDAMRAYLVERGVPGKRIVSDYAGFDTWDSCVRAKRIFGVDRAVLVTQGFHIRRAVALCRAAGVDSYGVGVTEPLDGVWYYGAVRELGAAGKAAADVVLRPDPVFLGRQETGVTEALASAG; this is encoded by the coding sequence ATGCGTGGCGGGACGTGGGGCCGGGCGCGGCGACTGGTGCCGGGGACGCGCAAGGGGCAGCGGCGGCTGGTCCAGGGCGTGATGCTGGCCTGCGTCCTGGCGCTCGCCCCGGCGACCTGGCTGCACACGAGCACCGCGGGCAGCGTCCGCACGGTCGCCGACGTCCCGGCGCGTGACGTGGCGGTCGTGTTCGGCGCGGGCCTGTGGAAGGGCCGTCCCACGCAGTACCTGGCGCACCGGCTGGACGCGGCGGCCGAGCTGTACCGCACGGGCAAGGTGAAGGTCGTCCTGGTGACCGGCGACAACAGCCGCGCCGACTACGACGAGCCGGACGCCATGCGCGCGTACCTGGTCGAGCGGGGCGTGCCCGGCAAGCGGATCGTCAGCGACTACGCGGGCTTCGACACCTGGGACTCCTGTGTGCGCGCCAAGCGGATCTTCGGCGTCGACCGGGCCGTCCTCGTCACGCAGGGCTTCCACATCCGCCGGGCGGTCGCCCTGTGCCGCGCGGCGGGAGTCGACTCGTACGGCGTCGGGGTGACCGAACCGCTCGACGGCGTCTGGTACTACGGCGCGGTCCGCGAGCTGGGCGCCGCCGGGAAGGCCGCCGCTGACGTGGTGCTGCGGCCCGACCCGGTGTTCCTCGGCCGCCAGGAGACGGGCGTGACGGAGGCCCTGGCGTCGGCGGGCTGA
- a CDS encoding molybdopterin oxidoreductase family protein translates to MLAAAITSTHCPYCALQCGMNLRPSKDGGVDVVERPDFPVNRGALCGKGRTAPAVLSSSVRLTGPLIRNHATGGLEPATWEEALRAVADGLRRVRDAHGPDGVGVFGGGGLTNEKAYTLGKFARLVLGTSQIDYNGRFCMSSAAAAHTRAFGLDRGLPFPLEDIPRTGCVILVGSNLAETMPPALRYLTELRENGGRLIVVDPRRTRTAEQADLHLAPRPGTDLALALGLLHLVVAEGRVDEEFVAERTTGWADARAAAMSHWPTLVERVTGVPVPQLREAMGMFCDAESGMVLTARGPEQQSKGTDTVGAWINLCLATGRAGRPLSGYGCLTGQGNGQGGREHGQKADQLPGYRKLDDPEARAHVASVWGVGPDTLPGPGRSAYELLDALGRDVKALLLMGSNPVVSAPRAAHVEERLRSLDFLAVADVVLSETAAIADVVLPVTQWAEETGTTTNLEGRVLLRRRAITPPTGVRTDLEVLHGLAGLLGWEKGFPTDPEEVFEELRRASAGGPADYAGISYRRVAEEDGVFWPCPDAEHPGTPRLFLDRFATPDGRARFVPVTHRASAEETDAEYPVVLTTGRVVAQYQSGAQTRRVAELNAAAPGPFVELHPRLAERVGVADGEPVAVVSRRGRAVAPARVTTSIRPDTVFMPFHWPGEGRANTLTNPALDPTSKMPEFKVCAVRLERPGG, encoded by the coding sequence ATGCTCGCCGCCGCCATCACCTCCACGCACTGCCCGTACTGCGCCTTGCAGTGCGGGATGAACCTCCGGCCCTCGAAGGACGGCGGGGTCGATGTCGTGGAGCGCCCGGACTTCCCCGTCAACCGGGGCGCCCTGTGCGGCAAGGGCCGCACCGCGCCCGCCGTGCTCTCCTCCTCGGTCCGGCTCACCGGGCCGCTGATCCGGAACCACGCCACGGGCGGTCTGGAACCGGCCACCTGGGAGGAGGCCCTGCGGGCCGTCGCCGACGGGCTGCGGCGCGTCCGCGACGCGCACGGGCCCGACGGGGTCGGGGTGTTCGGCGGCGGCGGGCTCACCAACGAGAAGGCGTACACGCTCGGCAAGTTCGCCCGGCTGGTCCTCGGCACCTCGCAGATCGACTACAACGGCCGCTTCTGCATGTCGTCCGCCGCCGCCGCGCACACCAGGGCGTTCGGCCTCGACCGGGGCCTGCCGTTCCCGCTGGAGGACATCCCCCGCACCGGCTGCGTCATCCTGGTCGGCTCCAACCTGGCCGAGACGATGCCCCCGGCGCTGCGGTACCTCACCGAACTGCGCGAGAACGGCGGCCGGCTGATCGTCGTGGACCCGCGCCGCACCCGCACCGCCGAACAGGCCGACCTGCACCTCGCCCCCCGCCCCGGCACCGACCTCGCCCTCGCGCTGGGCCTGCTCCACCTGGTCGTCGCGGAGGGCCGGGTGGACGAGGAGTTCGTCGCGGAGCGCACCACGGGCTGGGCCGACGCCCGCGCCGCCGCCATGTCCCACTGGCCGACGCTCGTCGAGCGCGTCACCGGCGTGCCCGTTCCCCAGCTCCGCGAGGCGATGGGGATGTTCTGCGACGCGGAGAGCGGCATGGTGCTCACCGCGCGCGGCCCCGAGCAGCAGTCGAAGGGCACCGACACGGTCGGCGCGTGGATCAACCTGTGCCTCGCCACCGGCCGCGCCGGGCGCCCCCTGTCCGGGTACGGCTGCCTCACCGGCCAGGGCAACGGCCAGGGCGGTCGCGAACACGGCCAGAAGGCCGACCAGCTGCCCGGCTACCGGAAACTGGACGACCCCGAGGCGCGCGCCCACGTGGCCTCCGTGTGGGGCGTCGGCCCCGACACCCTGCCCGGCCCCGGGCGCAGCGCGTACGAACTGCTCGACGCGCTCGGCCGGGACGTGAAGGCGCTGCTGTTGATGGGCTCCAACCCGGTCGTCTCCGCGCCGCGCGCCGCGCACGTCGAGGAGCGGCTGAGGTCGCTGGACTTCCTGGCCGTCGCCGACGTGGTCCTCTCCGAGACGGCCGCCATCGCCGACGTGGTGCTGCCCGTCACGCAGTGGGCGGAGGAGACCGGCACGACCACCAACCTGGAGGGCCGGGTCCTGCTGCGCCGCCGCGCGATCACCCCGCCGACGGGCGTCCGCACCGACCTGGAGGTGCTGCACGGCCTCGCGGGGCTGCTCGGCTGGGAGAAGGGCTTCCCGACCGACCCCGAGGAGGTCTTCGAGGAGCTGCGCCGCGCCTCCGCAGGGGGCCCCGCCGACTACGCGGGCATCAGCTACCGGCGCGTCGCGGAGGAGGACGGCGTGTTCTGGCCGTGCCCCGACGCCGAGCACCCCGGTACGCCCCGGCTGTTCCTGGACCGGTTCGCCACGCCGGACGGGCGCGCCCGGTTCGTGCCGGTCACGCACCGGGCGTCCGCCGAGGAGACGGACGCGGAGTACCCGGTGGTCCTGACGACGGGCCGGGTCGTCGCCCAGTACCAGTCGGGCGCGCAGACCCGGCGGGTCGCGGAGCTGAACGCGGCCGCGCCGGGGCCGTTCGTGGAGCTGCACCCGAGGCTCGCGGAGCGGGTGGGCGTCGCGGACGGGGAGCCGGTGGCGGTCGTGTCGCGGCGCGGCCGGGCGGTCGCCCCGGCGCGGGTGACGACGTCGATCCGGCCGGACACGGTGTTCATGCCGTTCCACTGGCCGGGCGAGGGCCGCGCCAACACGCTCACCAACCCGGCGCTCGACCCCACGTCGAAGATGCCCGAGTTCAAGGTGTGCGCGGTACGCCTCGAACGGCCCGGCGGCTGA
- a CDS encoding sirohydrochlorin chelatase gives MNTPTLVAVAHGSRDPRALPAVTALLEEVRALRPGLPVRLGHVELNEPLLTDTLGTLPTGGEAVLVPLLFGRGHHVKHDLPGAARSAAPRVRARVAAPLGPHPLLAEALHDRLTEAGWRPGPRTHRTAGVVLAAAGSRDPESTAGTRRLAALLSDRLGGVPVLAAYASAASPTVPEAVRELTARGRTRIAVASCFTAPGLFAARSAAAAPWIAAAPLGPHPALARLALHRYDQALARTAGARTADARTAEACTAGARPVRPPARTPAPAAAPPPHPHTYAAV, from the coding sequence ATGAACACACCGACCCTGGTCGCCGTCGCCCACGGCAGCCGCGACCCCCGCGCCCTGCCCGCCGTGACCGCCCTCCTCGAAGAGGTCCGCGCCCTCCGGCCCGGCCTGCCCGTCCGCCTCGGCCACGTCGAACTGAACGAGCCGCTGCTCACCGACACCCTCGGCACGCTCCCCACCGGCGGCGAAGCCGTCCTCGTCCCGCTCCTCTTCGGCCGCGGCCACCACGTCAAACACGACCTGCCGGGCGCAGCCCGGTCCGCCGCCCCCCGCGTCCGCGCCCGCGTGGCCGCCCCGCTGGGCCCCCATCCGCTCCTCGCCGAGGCCCTCCACGACCGGCTCACCGAGGCGGGCTGGCGCCCCGGTCCCCGTACGCACCGCACCGCCGGAGTCGTCCTCGCCGCCGCCGGGTCCCGCGACCCCGAGTCCACCGCGGGCACCCGCCGCCTCGCCGCGCTGCTCAGCGACCGCCTCGGCGGCGTCCCCGTCCTCGCCGCCTACGCCTCCGCCGCCTCACCCACCGTCCCCGAAGCCGTCCGCGAGCTCACCGCCCGCGGCCGTACCCGGATCGCCGTCGCCTCCTGCTTCACCGCGCCCGGCCTGTTCGCCGCCCGCAGCGCCGCGGCCGCGCCCTGGATCGCCGCCGCCCCGCTCGGCCCGCACCCCGCCCTCGCCCGGCTCGCCCTCCACCGCTACGACCAGGCCCTCGCCCGTACCGCCGGAGCCCGTACCGCCGACGCCCGTACCGCCGAAGCCTGTACGGCCGGAGCCCGCCCCGTCCGGCCCCCGGCCCGCACGCCCGCGCCCGCCGCCGCCCCGCCCCCGCACCCCCACACGTACGCCGCCGTCTGA
- a CDS encoding arylamine N-acetyltransferase family protein, translated as MDAMETTLPPERLDAYLRRIGVAGRPARPTEDVLRDLQLRHLRAVPFENLSVHLREDIVLDETALVGKVVDRGRGGFCYELNGAFAALLRTLGYEVELLQARVYGDDGRLGIPYDHLALRVLAADGGGRAWLADVGFGDHSHFPLALDERGEQKDPSGVFRIVESEEPGADGDLDVVRDGRPRYRLERRPRVLADFTTGAWWHRTSPDSPFTRAPLASLLTERGRVTLSGRRLITSEGGTREERPLDDDADLLAAYRDHFGLRLDHPPVALHPRP; from the coding sequence ATGGACGCCATGGAGACGACACTGCCGCCCGAGCGGCTCGACGCGTACCTGCGCCGCATCGGCGTCGCCGGCCGGCCCGCCCGCCCCACCGAGGACGTCCTGCGCGACCTCCAGCTGCGGCACCTGAGGGCGGTGCCGTTCGAGAACCTGTCGGTCCACCTCCGCGAGGACATCGTCCTGGACGAGACGGCGCTCGTCGGCAAGGTCGTGGACCGGGGGCGGGGCGGCTTCTGCTACGAGTTGAACGGCGCGTTCGCGGCGCTGCTGCGGACCCTCGGGTACGAGGTGGAGCTGCTCCAGGCCCGCGTGTACGGCGACGACGGGCGCCTCGGCATCCCGTACGACCACCTCGCGCTGCGGGTCCTGGCGGCGGACGGCGGCGGACGGGCGTGGCTGGCCGACGTGGGCTTCGGCGACCACAGCCACTTCCCGCTGGCCCTGGACGAGCGCGGTGAGCAGAAGGACCCGTCGGGCGTGTTCCGGATCGTGGAGAGCGAGGAGCCGGGCGCGGACGGCGACCTCGACGTCGTACGGGACGGCCGGCCGCGCTACCGGCTGGAGCGGCGGCCGCGCGTCCTGGCCGACTTCACGACGGGCGCCTGGTGGCACCGCACCTCGCCCGACTCGCCGTTCACCCGGGCGCCGCTCGCCTCGCTGCTCACCGAGCGGGGCCGTGTCACGCTCAGCGGCCGCCGCCTGATCACCTCCGAGGGCGGCACGCGCGAGGAGCGCCCGCTCGACGACGACGCGGACCTCCTCGCCGCGTACCGCGACCACTTCGGCCTCCGCCTCGACCACCCGCCCGTGGCCCTGCACCCCCGCCCCTGA
- a CDS encoding NAD(P)/FAD-dependent oxidoreductase: MVDADETFVIVGGGLAGAKAAETLRAEGFSGRVILVGDERDHPYERPPLSKGYLSGKEERDSVFVHEPGWYARNDVELHLGQPVTAIDRDVRTVRLGDGTTIHYDRLLLATGAEPRRLDIPGTDLAGVHHLRRLCHADRLQGVLAALGRDNGHLVIAGAGWIGLEVAAAARGYGAEVTVVEPAATPLHQVVGPEIGQMFTELHAEHGVRFHFGTRLTEIVGQDGMVLAARTDDGDEHPAHAVLAAVGAAPRTALAEAAGLALADRAHGGGIAVDASLRTSDPRVYAAGDVAAVHHPLLGLRLRVEHWANALNSGPAAARAMLGKDVSYDRVPYFFSDQYDLGLEYSGWAPPGSYDQVVLRGDAGKRQFIAFWLKERRVLAGMNVNVWDVTEPIQDLVRAGAMGTAVDPDALADPSAPLPSLLPGS, translated from the coding sequence GTGGTCGACGCAGATGAGACCTTCGTCATCGTGGGCGGGGGACTGGCCGGGGCCAAGGCGGCCGAAACCCTCCGCGCCGAGGGGTTCTCCGGCCGCGTGATCCTCGTCGGCGACGAACGCGACCACCCCTACGAACGGCCACCGCTCTCCAAGGGCTACCTCTCCGGCAAGGAGGAACGCGACAGCGTCTTCGTCCACGAACCCGGCTGGTACGCGCGCAACGACGTGGAACTCCACCTCGGGCAGCCCGTCACCGCCATCGACCGCGACGTCCGCACCGTCCGCCTCGGGGACGGCACCACGATCCACTACGACCGGCTGCTGCTGGCCACCGGCGCCGAACCGCGCCGCCTCGACATCCCCGGCACCGACCTCGCGGGCGTCCACCACCTGCGCCGCCTCTGCCACGCCGACCGGCTCCAGGGCGTACTCGCCGCCCTCGGCCGGGACAACGGCCACCTCGTCATCGCGGGCGCGGGCTGGATCGGCCTGGAGGTCGCCGCCGCCGCGCGCGGCTACGGCGCCGAGGTCACCGTCGTCGAACCGGCCGCCACCCCGCTCCACCAGGTCGTCGGCCCCGAGATCGGCCAGATGTTCACCGAGCTGCACGCCGAGCACGGCGTCCGCTTCCACTTCGGCACCCGCCTCACCGAGATCGTCGGCCAGGACGGCATGGTCCTCGCCGCCCGCACCGACGACGGCGACGAACACCCCGCGCACGCCGTCCTCGCCGCCGTCGGCGCCGCGCCCCGCACCGCGCTCGCCGAGGCCGCCGGACTCGCCCTCGCCGACCGCGCCCACGGCGGCGGCATCGCCGTCGACGCCTCCCTGCGCACCTCCGACCCGCGCGTGTACGCCGCCGGGGACGTGGCCGCCGTGCACCACCCCCTGCTGGGTCTGCGGCTGCGCGTCGAGCACTGGGCCAACGCCCTCAACAGCGGCCCCGCCGCCGCCCGCGCCATGCTCGGCAAGGACGTCTCGTACGACCGGGTGCCGTACTTCTTCTCCGACCAGTACGACCTCGGCCTGGAGTACTCCGGCTGGGCGCCGCCCGGCTCGTACGACCAGGTCGTGCTGCGCGGCGACGCGGGGAAGCGGCAGTTCATCGCGTTCTGGCTGAAGGAGCGCCGCGTCCTGGCCGGGATGAACGTGAACGTGTGGGACGTCACAGAACCGATCCAGGACCTCGTCCGCGCGGGCGCCATGGGCACCGCCGTGGACCCGGACGCCCTGGCGGACCCGTCGGCCCCCCTCCCGTCCCTGCTGCCGGGCTCGTAG
- a CDS encoding aquaporin: MGGAAPLGRRVLAELVGTAALVAAVVGSGLQASALSDDTGVRLLANSLVSAVALGLLIAQLGPLSGGHLNPVVTLCAWWSRRRAGVRVPAREVALYLAAQPVGAAAGALLAEAMFGRAPGGAGWSWATRERAEAHLLLGETVATAGLVLLIVALERLGRARFAPLAVAAYIGAAIWFTSSGSFANPAATAGRSLTDSFTGIAPGSLPGFVAAQLLGALLGTALAALLYGPGAAGRPSVRVTGGPAGRVAGGPAGGPAPVAPAQGAAPVAPSHGPAPWTG; the protein is encoded by the coding sequence CTGGGAGGGGCGGCGCCGCTGGGGCGGCGGGTGCTGGCGGAGCTGGTCGGTACGGCGGCGCTGGTCGCGGCGGTCGTCGGGTCGGGCCTCCAGGCGTCGGCGCTCAGCGACGACACGGGGGTGCGGCTGCTGGCCAACTCGCTCGTCTCGGCCGTGGCGCTCGGGCTGCTGATCGCGCAGCTCGGCCCGCTGTCGGGCGGGCACCTCAACCCGGTGGTCACGCTGTGCGCCTGGTGGTCCCGCCGCCGGGCCGGGGTGCGGGTCCCCGCGCGCGAGGTGGCCCTGTACCTGGCCGCGCAGCCGGTGGGCGCGGCGGCCGGGGCGCTGCTGGCGGAGGCGATGTTCGGGCGGGCGCCCGGCGGGGCCGGCTGGTCCTGGGCGACGCGGGAACGGGCGGAGGCGCACCTGCTGCTCGGCGAGACGGTCGCGACGGCCGGGCTGGTCCTGCTGATCGTCGCGCTGGAGCGGCTGGGCCGGGCCCGGTTCGCGCCGCTCGCGGTGGCGGCGTACATCGGGGCGGCGATCTGGTTCACGTCGTCCGGGTCGTTCGCCAACCCGGCGGCGACGGCGGGGCGTTCACTGACGGACTCGTTCACCGGGATCGCGCCCGGCTCGCTCCCCGGCTTCGTCGCCGCCCAGCTGCTCGGCGCCCTGCTCGGCACGGCGCTGGCGGCGCTGCTGTACGGGCCGGGGGCGGCGGGGCGCCCGTCGGTACGCGTGACCGGCGGCCCGGCGGGACGGGTGGCCGGTGGCCCGGCGGGCGGCCCGGCGCCGGTCGCTCCGGCGCAGGGTGCCGCTCCGGTCGCTCCGTCGCACGGCCCGGCGCCGTGGACCGGGTGA